The Lichenihabitans psoromatis genomic interval AGCGCGAGATCCAGAAGGCGCTCGACGACTTGCGGATCGGCCGCACCACGATCGTGGTGGCGCATCGGCTTCAGACGATCGTGGATGCGGATCGCATCTGCGTGATCGAAGGGGGCCGCGCGGTTGAGACCGGCACCCATTCCGAATTGATGCAGTTGCGGGGAGCGTATCACACGTTTTTCGCGACGCAATTCGGGGAGCGGCCGCGCCGCATCGCCTGACTAGCGCGCGAGTTCGGCCGGATGAGCGACGCAATTTCACAAAAGTTTGGCCCAGATTCTGCTTCTGTCTTTCGCGCGAACCGCTGCTGGTCAATACTGCGAACCGAAGGACCCGGATCGCTTGTTCGATCTCGCAGGGGTCCACGATTTGGGAAGGAATACTTGATGCGTAAATTCGTCCTCACGGCCGCTGCGGCCCTCTCGGTTTTTGGAGCCGCAACGCTTCCCGCCGTGGCAAAGGACTGGAAGGTGGTGACGATCGCCACCGAAGGCGCTTACGAGCCTTGGAATTTGACCAAGCCGGATGGCAGCTTCGATGGCTACGAGCCCGAACTGCTCCGCAATATCTGCGGTCGGATGAAGATCGAATGCAAGATCGTCTCGCAGGATTGGGACGGCATGATCCCGGCCCTGCAGGCCGGCAAGATCGACGTCATCATGGACGCGCTGTCGATCACGGACGAGCGCAAGAAGACCATCGATTTCACGATTCCCTATGCGGCCACGCCCGGTGTGTTCGTCTCCGACAAGAACGGCCCGCTCGCCAATGCGCCTGGCTCCGGCACGACCATCAAGCTCAGCAACGATGGCCTGACGCCGACGATGGACGACCTCCGCAAAGCCTTCAAGGGCAAGACCATTGGGCTGCAGACCGCCACCGTCTACGAGCCCTTCGTGGTCAATAACTTCAAGGATGTCGCGACCATTCGCGAATACAAGACCGCGGCCGAGCACGATATCGATCTGGTGACGGGGCGTATCGACCTCGCGTTTGACGATGCCACCTACTTCACCGCCGCCTTTGCCAAGCCCGACAACAAGGACATGGCC includes:
- a CDS encoding transporter substrate-binding domain-containing protein, whose product is MRKFVLTAAAALSVFGAATLPAVAKDWKVVTIATEGAYEPWNLTKPDGSFDGYEPELLRNICGRMKIECKIVSQDWDGMIPALQAGKIDVIMDALSITDERKKTIDFTIPYAATPGVFVSDKNGPLANAPGSGTTIKLSNDGLTPTMDDLRKAFKGKTIGLQTATVYEPFVVNNFKDVATIREYKTAAEHDIDLVTGRIDLAFDDATYFTAAFAKPDNKDMAYTGPQIGGAVWGPGEAFGIRKSDGDLIAMFNTALTDAIKDGTVKTLSLKWFKIDVTP